One region of Quercus lobata isolate SW786 chromosome 2, ValleyOak3.0 Primary Assembly, whole genome shotgun sequence genomic DNA includes:
- the LOC115977032 gene encoding uncharacterized protein LOC115977032 produces MPCHFAMKEEHVIVGRRKRPSTKLKLVCSFNGSFQPRPLSGKLRYVGGETRIISVDRSITFSKLRSKISDLFQTTTSSPPSFSFSLKYQLLLHPHKKHNTACNSEENNDDTPPLVSIASDDDVRCMVDELDQLHGKNARLWLFVCANQFVSNDDDNKKDCSFGVFCCTCVGNGELCVNCVGRDKSSNGVLSETHLSFNGGQFESKVAKNLVKYGDDSLRKMVLKQQFLAKQKPGFVGGIIGTEMGIPCFGEKLKYGKHPVVGLVPEPRVSLRSNGVVVTHGLENRCRVDVLGNKVGSESCRNLNPLNPRDRNLCVENNSSLRCLSGQYGQVVSNGVGMNVGNFGQSVAARAAGQLSRQLNGSNMVSMCNGCEVKGEFRNVEQASMSRLNRENIMPWGPNCNFCDDHLVGCAYLPRSSCTDERVWGGLHSGIRNHRFSVNDTRNQRICSNHVDNHQNNPVEMGNHRTVRLDGRVSVGKFDHGLRPNSNILKQGQSMRVYYPNFWKLWSGLPDQAFEGRVRMMDSSLNKGTSSLDVQYGNEKLREQVRPEISHYRYSNPEECRLAYHGPYVGTERHLSRMTIVDTQEDLLTSSNCDTPKIPYRALYENFHGVPINCEPIHSDLDKKPLLIDEKKVINISGFSDNMVYSNGTEFRCNSKQSDVEPGINSLSSYRNGTDNTQSGVASSVDVSLYSLSLSSSKEVGPPVLSSLATCNSVDAMLKPQLKPVDPMDEEQFSTGPQVDESNEVASNPSSQNTTKMENDDMHAEELQQDPPSGLSIDEKADNNESSKCSKVIGGMPSDLTTFYTHLATRELQTIKNTDLEYIKELGSGTFGTVFYGKWKGSDVAIKRIKPSCFTEGSLEEDRLVADFWREAHLLGQLHHPNIMAFYGVVRDGPVTNLATVTEYMVNGSLQQVLRRKDRTIDRRKRLIIAMDAAFGMEYLHGKNIVHFDLKSHNFLVNMRDPHRPVCKIGDLGLSKIKQRTLVSGGVRGTLPWMAPELLNSKDNMVTEKVDVYSFGIVMWELLTGEEPFAKMRSEELIAGIIKGNLRPEIPNWCDPAWRSLMESCWSSDPNSRPAFSEIAKELRIMSAALNIK; encoded by the exons ATGCCATGCCATTTTGCCATGAAAGAAGAACATGTTATTGTGGGTCGGCGCAAGAGGCCGAGTACGAAGCTCAAGCTGGTGTGTAGCTTCAACGGTTCGTTTCAGCCAAGACCGCTCTCTGGAAAGCTCCGATACGTTGGGGGAGAGACCCGAATCATCTCCGTAGACCGCTCCATCACCTTCTCGAAGCTCCGTTCCAAGATTTCGGATCTTTTCCAAACCACCACGTCGTCTCCTCCTTCGttttcattctctctcaaaTACCAGCTCCTTCTTCATCCTCACAAAAAACACAATACAGCCTGTAATTCCGAAGAGAATAATGATGACACTCCTCCTCTTGTTTCTATTGCCTCAGACGACGACGTTCGCTGCATGGTCGATGAGCTTGATCAGCTTCACGGTAAGAACGCTAGGCTCTGGCTTTTTGTTTGTGCCAATCAATTTGTTTCTAATGATGATGACAACAAGAAAGATTGTAGCTTTGGTGTGTTTTGTTGTACTTGTGTTGGAAATGGTGAATTGTGTGTGAATTGTGTGGGGAGGGATAAGAGTTCAAATGGGGTTTTGAGTGAGACCCATTTGAGTTTTAATGGTGGTCAGTTTGAGAGTAAGGTGGCCAAGAATTTAGTGAAGTATGGGGATGATTCTCTAAGGAAAATGGTGTTAAAGCAACAATTTTTGGCTAAGCAAAAACCGGGTTTTGTAGGTGGGATTATTGGGACGGAGATGGGAATTCCATGTTTTGGTGAGAAATTGAAATATGGTAAGCACCCAGTTGTGGGTTTGGTCCCTGAACCCCGGGTTTCATTGAGGTCTAACGGTGTAGTTGTAACTCATGGTTTAGAGAACCGGTGTAGAGTGGATGTGTTGGGTAATAAGGTAGGGAGTGAGAGTTGCAGGAATTTGAATCCTTTGAATCCGAGGGATAGGAATCTATGTGTGGAGAATAATAGTTCTTTGCGATGTTTGTCAGGGCAGTATGGTCAGGTTGTGTCTAATGGGGTTGGGATGAATGTTGGGAATTTTGGTCAGTCAGTTGCTGCAAGAGCAGCAGGGCAGCTTTCAAGGCAATTGAATGGTTCTAATATGGTTTCGATGTGTAATGGTTGTGAGGTTAAGGGGGAGTTCAGAAATGTTGAGCAGGCATCAATGAGTAGACTGAATAGGGAGAACATTATGCCATGGGGTCCCAATTGTAATTTTTGTGATGATCATTTGGTTGGGTGTGCCTATCTGCCGAGATCTTCATGTACAGATGAAAGGGTTTGGGGTGGCTTACATAGTGGCATCCGCAACCATAGGTTTAGTGTAAATGATACTAGGAATCAGCGGATTTGTTCCAATCATGTAGATAACCATCAGAACAATCCGGTGGAGATGGGGAACCATCGGACTGTTAGGCTGGATGGGAGGGTTTCAGTGGGGAAATTCGACCACGGGCTTAGGCCAAATTCGAACATATTAAAGCAGGGTCAGTCTATGAGGGTTTATTATCCCAATTTTTGGAAACTGTGGTCTGGTTTGCCTGATCAAGCATTTGAAGGAAGGGTGAGAATGATGGATTCTTCCTTGAATAAAGGTACTTCCTCTCTTGATGTTCAATATGGTAATGAGAAATTAAGAGAGCAGGTTCGCCCTGAAATTTCACATTACAGATATTCCAATCCTGAGGAATGTCGTTTAGCTTACCATGGTCCATATGTGGGTACTGAGAGACATTTGTCACGCATGACAATAGTGGATACTCAGGAAGATCTCTTGACTAGCTCTAATTGTGACACACCCAAAATTCCATATCGTGCTCTATATGAGAATTTTCATGGAGTACCCATCAATTGTGAGCCCATTCACAGTGATCTTGACAAGAAACCGCTCCTGATTGATGAAAAGAAGGTAATTAACATCTCAGGCTTTTCAGATAATATGGTTTATAGCAATGGAACAGAATTCAGGTGCAATAGTAAGCAATCAGATGTGGAACCAGGCATTAACTCGTTAAGCAGTTATAGAAATGGCACTGATAACACACAAAGTGGAGTTGCATCTTCAGTGGATGTTTCTTTGTATAGCCTTTCATTGTCATCCTCCAAAGAAGTGGGACCTCCTGTACTGTCTTCTCTTGCTACCTGCAACAGTGTGGATGCCATGCTAAAACCTCAATTAAAACCTGTGGATCCTATGGATGAAGAGCAATTCAGCACAGGGCCCCAAGTTGATGAATCAAATGAAGTTGCATCCAATCCTTCCTCTCAGAATACAACCAAAATGGAAAACGATGACATGCATGCAGAAGAGTTACAACAAGACCCTCCATCTGGTTTAAGCATTGATGAAAAG GCTGACAATAATGAAAGTTCTAAATGCTCTAAGGTAATTGGTGGAATGCCTAGTGACCTGACCACATTTTATACTCATCTAGCCACTAGAGAGCTGCAG ACTATTAAAAATACTGACCTTGAATATATAAAGGAGCTTGGTTCGGGCACATTTGGAACTGTTTTCTATGGAAAATGGAAGGGGTCTGATGTTGCCATCAAGAGGATAAAGCCAAGTTGCTTCACTGAAGGTTCATTGGAGGAGGACCGATTg GTTGCAGACTTTTGGAGGGAAGCTCACTTACTAGGTCAGCTTCACCATCCAAATATTATGGCATTTTATGGTGTAGTTAGGGATGGACCTGTGACAAATTTGGCAACAGTGACAGAGTACATGGTCAATGGCTCCCTACAACAAGTTTTGCGAAGAAAAGATCG GACAATTGATCGTAGGAAGAGGCTTATTATAGCCATGGATGCAGCTTTTGGTATGGAATATTTACATGGGAAGAACATTGTCCACTTTGACTTGAAATCTCACAACTTCCTTGTGAATATGAGGGACCCTCATCGACCAGTGTGCAAG ATTGGTGATCTGGGCTTATCAAAAATTAAACAGAGGACACTTGTCTCTGGTGGAGTACGGGGGACCCTACCATGGATGGCTCCTGAACTTTTGAATAGTAAGGATAACATGGTTACAGAAAAG GTTGATGTTTACTCTTTTGGAATAGTCATGTGGGAACTCTTGACTGGGGAGGAACCCTTTGCGAAAATGCGTTCGGAGGAATTAATAG CTGGTATAATCAAAGGCAACCTGCGACCCGAAATTCCAAACTGGTGCGACCCTGCATGGAGATCCTTGATGGAGAGCTGCTGGTCATCTGATCCTAACTCTAGACCAGCTTTCTCAGAGATTGCAAAGGAGCTACGTATCATGTCAGCAGCCCTGAACATCAAGTGA
- the LOC115973419 gene encoding putative receptor-like protein kinase At3g47110, with protein sequence MPSILLLLLLAFLIVQPCIPHMSQSSNNFTDQSALIAFKSKITFAANNTAFTAAGKWSTTTNFCEWFGVSCSRRRQRVTALNLSYVGLHGIISPHIANLSFLVSLDLSNNSFYGFLPHEISRLHRLRVLTLQFNLLEGSIPPIIHNCQKLEYLDLYNNKLSGGIPKELGMLPMLRELDLSSNSLMGAIPWSLGNMSSLKILNLESNNLSGTFPLVIFNLSFITAIAITKNHISGTLPMNLCKHCPNLQGLFISFNEFSGKLPSQFNHCRELLLLSLSYNKFDGSIPKGFGSLEKLEMLSLGYNNLTGNIPPIISNLSMLQMFSIGQSNIEGSIPSDFWRLPNLAILQFEGNDLTGTIPQNIFNITSLIELSLAVNSFTGNFPPGTRTSCPNLENLFLDYNKINGHIPSYLSNCSNLIIVDFGENLLSGSIPRSFGYLKYLKIISLGDNQLTEEPGHQEHSFLTSLASCRFLEEISISLNPLNITIPDAIGNLSVSLKYILAGRCQIKGQIPMGIGSFKNLNLLLLLGNSLTGKIPSTIGGLDSLQSLYLGDNRIEGFIPKQLCKLKNLGDLDLSNNSLSGSIPNCIGSLSLLQKLNLSYNELTSSIPLNLWSLKNLIFLDLSMNSLVGSLSPNTTKLVVIVDMDLSHNQITGNISSIIGTFESLRYLNLSMNSFQGDIPQSFGQLKGLEKLDLSYNNLSGAIPKSLDALPFLNYLNLSVNDLSGEIPSGGPFANFTRKSFLGNEALCGNPIFGVPPCTSLSSRGLKVKQLFLKYIVPAIASFIIFASVVIMLRRHPRCNIHILGLPITLPSVDYRMISYHELCCGTNNFCESNLLGTGGFGSVYKGTLYDGTTVAVKVINLQLEGAFKSFDVECKVLRAIRHRNLVKVITTCSNPELRALVLQYMSNGSLEKWLYSHNYCLNLVQRVSIMVDVASALDYLHNGQSEPVVHCDLKPDNILLDEDMVAHVSDFGIAKILVKNKDVTQTKNLGTIGYIAPGLRCFEELPDQRLDIKDVVAKVNKIKLALLGNRNRVI encoded by the exons ATGCCATCCATTCTCTTGCTTCTGCTCTTGGCTTTTCTCATAGTGCAGCCATGCATACCTCACATGTCCCAATCTTCCAACAACTTTACTGATCAATCAGCTCTTATTGCCTTCAAATCTAAAATCACTTTTGCTGCAAACAATACTGCCTTCACTGCTGCTGGTAAGTggtcaacaacaacaaactttTGTGAGTGGTTTGGGGTCTCTTGCAGTCGACGCAGACAAAGAGTCACGGCCTTGAACCTTTCCTACGTGGGTCTCCACGGCATCATTTCCCCTCATATTGCCAACCTCTCCTTCCTAGTCTCACTTGATCTTTCTAACAACAGCTTCTATGGTTTTCTGCCTCATGAGATAAGTCGTCTACACCGCTTGAGGGTACTTACCTTGCAATTCAACCTATTGGAAGGTAGTATCCCTCCAATCATACATAATTGCCAGAAGCTTGAATATTTGGATCTTTATAACAACAAGTTAAGTGGTGGCATTCCTAAAGAGTTGGGCATGTTACCTATGCTTCGTGAATTAGACCTTAGTTCTAACAGTCTTATGGGCGCAATTCCATGGTCCCTCGGCAATATGTCGTCAttaaagattttgaatttggaaaGCAATAACCTCTCTGGTACATTCCCTCTTGTCATCTTTAACTTGTCTTTTATAACGGCTATTGCTATTACAAAAAATCACATCTCAGGAACTCTTCCGATGAATCTTTGCAAGCATTGTCCTAATCTTCAAGGACTGTTTATTTCCTTCAATGAATTCAGCGGTAAGCTTCCCTCACAGTTTAATCATTGTAGAGAGCTTTTACTCTTATCTCTGTCATACAATAAGTTTGATGGAAGTATTCCAAAAGGTTTTGGGAGTCTAGAAAAGCTTGAAATGCTTAGTCTTGGATATAACAACTTAACTGGAAATATACCTCCAATCATAAGCAACCTGTCCATGTTACAAATGTTTAGCATTGGCCAGAGCAACATTGAAGGGAGCATTCCAAGTGATTTTTGGCGTCTCCCAAATTTAGCTATTTTGCAATTTGAGGGTAATGATCTCACCGGAACAATAccccaaaatattttcaacatcaCCTCTCTTATTGAGCTCAGCTTGGCGGTAAATTCTTTTACTGGAAATTTTCCACCAGGTACTAGGACCTCTTGCCCCAATCTTGAAAATTTGTTTCTTGATTACAACAAAATCAATGGTCATATCCCATCATATCTTTCAAATTGTTCCAATCTCATCATTGTAGATTTTGGTGAAAACTTATTATCTGGGTCAATACCTAGAAGTTTTGGATACTtaaaatatctcaaaataatTAGTCTAGGTGATAATCAGCTAACAGAGGAGCCTGGACATCAAGAGCATAGTTTCCTTACATCTTTAGCCAGTTGCAGATTTTTGGAGGAGATATCCATATCCCTCAATCCCTTGAATATTACAATCCCAGATGCCATTGGAAACCTTTCGGTTTCACTTAAATACATTTTAGCAGGTCGATGCCAAATAAAGGGTCAAATTCCAATGGGAATTGGTTCCTTTAAAAACTTGAACTTGCTTTTATTACTTGGAAATAGTTTGACCGGAAAAATACCGTCAACAATTGGGGGATTGGATAGCTTGCAAAGTTTGTATCTTGGTGACAACAGGATTGAAGGATTCATTCCAAAACAACTTTGTAAATTAAAGAATTTGGGAGATTTGGATCTCTCAAATAACAGTCTCTCTGGATCCATCCCAAATTGCATTGGAAGCCTTAGTCTTTTGCAGAAATTAAACTTAAGTTATAACGAGCTGACATCATCAATCCCATTGAATTTGTGGAGTCTTAAAAATCTAATATTCTTGGATTTATCAATGAATTCCCTTGTTGGATCATTGTCTCCAAACACGACAAAATTGGTTGTTATTGTAGACATGGACTTGTCTCATAACCAAATTACTGGAAACATTTCGAGTATCATTGGTACTTTTGAAAGCCTTAGGTATCTAAATTTGTCAATGAACTCATTCCAAGGAGACATTCCACAATCTTTTGGACAATTGAAAGGATTGGAAAAACTAGATCTCTCATACAATAATCTCTCTGGTGCAATTCCCAAGTCTCTTGACGCACTTCCATTTCTCAACTATTTGAATTTGTCCGTCAATGACTTATCAGGAGAAATTCCATCTGGTGGACCTTTTGCAAACTTCACAAGGAAATCATTTTTAGGTAACGAAGCACTTTGTGGGAATCCAATTTTTGGAGTTCCACCTTGCACAAGTCTGAGTTCTCGAGGATTAAAGGTGAAACAACTTTTTCTCAAATATATTGTACCTGCCATTgcatcatttataatttttgcaTCAGTGGTCATAATGCTGAGAAGACATCCAAGATGTAACATACATATTCTAGGTTTACCTATCACTTTGCCTTCTGTGGATTATAGAATGATATCATATCATGAGCTTTGTTGTGGGACAAACAACTTCTGTGAAAGCAACTTGCTTGGAACTGGAGGTTTTGGTTCTGTGTACAAAGGGACACTGTATGATGGGACTACTGTTGCTGTCAAAGTTATAAATTTGCAATTAGAGGGTgctttcaaaagttttgatGTTGAATGCAAGGTGTTAAGGGCAATCCGACATCGGAATCTAGTTAAAGTTATTACTACATGCTCCAACCCCGAGTTAAGAGCTTTGGTGTTGCAATACATGTCAAATGGTAGCCTTGAAAAGTGGCTATACTCTCACAACTATTGCCTGAATCTTGTTCAAAGAGTAAGCATTATGGTTGATGTTGCATCAGCATTGGATTATCTCCATAATGGTCAATCGGAACCTGTGGTTCATTGTGATTTGAAGCCAGATAATATCCTCCTGGATGAAGACATGGTTGCACATGTGAGTGACTTTGGCATTGCAAAGATTTTAGTCAAAAATAAAGACGTAACACAAACCAAAAACCTTGGTACTATTGGCTACATCGCACCAG GCTTGAGGTGCTTTGAAGAATTACCAGATCAAAGACTTGACATCAAAGACGTGGTGGCCAAGgttaacaaaatcaaattggCACTTCTTGGAAACAGAAATAGGGTTATCTGA